The following is a genomic window from Streptomyces lincolnensis.
TCATGAACGGGACGCCTGGCGCCACCCGGTCCACCGTCGATGAACTGCGTGCTCTCGGTATTTTCGCCGCAGATCCGCAGACGGTGCTGGAGATCGGCCCCGGCTCGGGACGGTATCTGGACAGGACGCTGAAGGAGTGTTCGCCGGGGCGTTATGAGATCTACGAGACGGCAGCGCCCTGGGCCGACTACCTGGTGGAGACATTCGGCGTGGTCGCCCAACCGACCGCGGAATTCAGTCTCGCCCCGACGCCCGACGACAGCATCGACCTCGTGCAGGCCCACAAGGTGTTCAACACCCTGACGTTCCTTGGTGCGTCCCGCTACTTCTTCGAGATGGCGCGTGTCACGCGGCCCGGTGGGCGGATCGTCTTCGACGTCATGACGGAGACCTGCCTGGATCCGGCCACGATGCGCGCCTGGGCGACGCAGGGTGGCGCGGGGCACGACTCCTACCCGGCCGCCATGCCCCGCCAGTCATGCGTGGACCTCTTCGCGACGCTCGGCTGCGGC
Proteins encoded in this region:
- a CDS encoding class I SAM-dependent methyltransferase, with protein sequence MRAARSGTSVWKSGVKRLVGRTGFDIVRSTNNRGGVDDFIPFEATMRAARAAGLSVGDYIDEVMNGTPGATRSTVDELRALGIFAADPQTVLEIGPGSGRYLDRTLKECSPGRYEIYETAAPWADYLVETFGVVAQPTAEFSLAPTPDDSIDLVQAHKVFNTLTFLGASRYFFEMARVTRPGGRIVFDVMTETCLDPATMRAWATQGGAGHDSYPAAMPRQSCVDLFATLGCGLKASFLAPMGVASTEVLVFEKTT